The following DNA comes from Seriola aureovittata isolate HTS-2021-v1 ecotype China chromosome 15, ASM2101889v1, whole genome shotgun sequence.
ACAGCACCAAGGACACAGCGCAGTCTTTAGTCTGGCTCACTTATAATGCACTTCAAGTCACAGGTAAGTTATTTATGATATACAGTAGAAAACACAGGGTCTTAGTATTCACAAAAAGTAGTATTTTCTGTGAATTTTCTAAAGCTGTTAGTTTACATTTTCCAAATGTGTAAGATGCAACATTCATTCACTTTGATGGTAAGACTAGGTTGTTGGAATTAAATGGAACATAGATGAGAAACTTTGGCATGagatttctcttctgtctctgaaaTGAGCAACAGAACCTGTAACATGCTGTTTACTCTGTTTACACTGGAAGCTGATGATTAATGCTGGAGTTAATCCAGCACTGTTTTACAATTCTTATCACAACCCCATTTCAAAATGTGGGAACAATACAATAGGTGCACAGTGCACAGTTTTATACgtatattaaaaaacaaaatccacgcagcatttccaaaagtaATGTTAAAGAGTTGTTTATGAACACAGTTCACCATTTAATGGTATATCCTTTCAAACAAAGATGAATTATAACTTATTAGGTACTGGATATTCATTCAATGTAAGACGTCTCCATTATTTGGTTTTGGATCATTTGATTAACCTATTTTAATTTATGTACttacacagcaacacacaaatTCCTCTTTAGGGCACATGTGCACTTTGttaaaattgtaatttaaaaCTCAACACCTCACCTCACCCAAGAAACCAACTGTGTGaatttgttaaataataaatgtactGTGTACCAAGACAGTTAGAGGGTGACAGAACAACAATGtcaatgttaaaaacattatttgttAGAGCAAAACTGTTATACTAATTGCCAAATGCGATATGCTTAGATCAGCGCTTTGGTAAgtctaaatatattttatgtgcaTGGCGTGCATTCAAGGCATGATGTTAGAGGCAGTGCTGCTGGATAAATACATACTGTGAAGGCCTTGAGTCATCTTGGCCTTTACTGGGGGATGAATGAGGGGGCTCAGGTTACGATTAGTTCACTGTATTACCATGTCCATCAACATCCAGACGATCACCAGCATCAACAGCCTGCCAGCCGTTATATAACAGGTATCACTTGTATGGACTAAACACCAGCATGGGAGCTCAACATCatcaaatacatacatacatatacatatatgtatatatatatcagtggcgattgctctaagactgcaagggaagctcagcttcccctaaaatatcaacaaaataagtggtcaaatatgttctgttgtgtgtacctttcattgactaaatatgcgctagaacacgttcatcttttgttcagaatcagctacttatcacaggtaaccgacacgacttcttctcattcatccccgcagcgccacagagctttacacagtgtagacgccgagcgtctcctgacttcaatggggaagcagagagtgggttgttccactgcagcgaaactagacggtcattggataaatgctgggctttgtcccgcccatcggacgctcagcgtctctgggtgtctatggggcagtgggctggcccggacgctcggcttctgcatgatgattggatgatctgtctgaggctgagtccctttttgattgacagcgaaatgagcgaatcagcgatcttgaagtattaacatccaccggagcagtttttcaagtttttcattccgttgttctgagttgatctggagacgttactgatcctcagcgactttgtcttcgttaaaaacgactagcgttgtgtttggcgactctcttctgtccctctgcgaatttacatataaataaacggacacattttatgatgtaggccgaaaatgagcttcccctccttataagaccagcagccgccactgattatatatatatatatatatgtatatacatatatatatatatatatatatatatatattatatatatatatactgtgtatatatacacatatatattatGTCAGTCTCCACAAATCAGGACGCGTTACTGAGCTAAACATCAGAATGACTAGTTTCACAAAAAAAGAGTCTAACTTTTGTTCCCTTGAATGGGTCAAGCCCGGAActgctggatcctacatttcccaccaTGCAGCTCAGTAGCATTTTGATCTTCTTTGACTGGTAAACGCCCATGTTTGTACCTGTGTGCACAGTGGGTCTATCAGAAGGCTACATACtgttcatgatgatgatgatgatgttcaaaTATTGTCCAAACAGATGCATAAATTATTTGACAGTGAAAATTTACAGTACTTTGGTCATGTCACATAGCTGGGTTTCTACTTGTCCTCTAACTAACAATTTAACCAACTTTGGAAAAGACCCTACAAGAGCATCAGTTACGCTTGAAGCTTCATCAGTCGTGTGATGCAATGATCATTTGAAAAAGAATTTGACAGTACAGACTGCGCTTAAGAGAAGTGGAACAAGTATCAGTGCCTTGGCTTGTCCTTGTGTTTAGAGTACCATAAATCAACAAACATGACTCATTTCATTGGGGTGGACTGATGTCTGTGGCTGCCAAGAGCTGCAGGGCGACAAATACTCCTAATGGACCAAGAGTCAAGCCTATAACAGTTTGGTTTCTATtgtgttcacattcatttttagcCTATGTAGGAATAGTAGTAGGCTAGAGCTTGTTAGTTAAACATATACGTACATAAACCTTCCTGCTATCTGTTGCTGAATTAGGCATTCTCATATTCAGGAAGGAGGGCAGTCACACCATGCTGACAAGGTTATGAATCCTGCTTTGTCATTTGCCTCCATGCATCATTTCATGCTGTTTTACCTGTTAAACATGCAACTCTATTTAGACACATTCATCGGTGGTACCTCTCAGTAGTGTGAGTGAACGCATTTTACTCTGGGTGGGTGGGAAACATGACAACCAACACATCCCTGCCTCTGGCATTTTAGAGACATTACTGTTTACATCGTGGTCTTGTTTTCATGGTCCAATAGGATTTCTAAGCTGCTTGTGTATTACATCCTGGAAACTGGCTGGGGAAAAGGGGCTGGTATAAATATGAAGGTAGATGAGGGAAATGAGGAACAGGTGAGTTGGTAGGTGGGAAAGTTCCAGTGATTGGAAATGTGAAtacaggtgagcaggtggatCAGTCTGGGGACCTCTGGTGGGTGGATGGAGTATGACAGGAGGTCAACAAACAGGGCTGAAGGTTGGCTCTGTCAAATATTTCTGGGTTGCTCATTATTACATAGTGTACCTGTTTGCCTGTTTGAAATTTAACCTCCTCATTTTCTGATGAAAACCACgagataaaaaaatatgtccTTTTGAACCAGTAATTTTGGTAAGGTGTTATTGAGAGGTCCATCTAGTTAATGTGTACAAAGGATTTATTTACCACCATGGAGGCATAAAGGcatcaggaaaacaaatgacGGTTAAACTCTACAATCGATTTTCTATTaatcctgtaaaaaaaatattattattattattattgtcattaatattattgtcatcattgttgttttttatcattattatgaatGAAATGTAACCTGAAGTAGGGAAGCCCGAAGAAATCATCccaataaagcaaataaatcacacacatacataaacacacacacacacacacacacacacacacacacacacacacacacagttggacATAAAATAAGCATAAATGAGGGCTTTGGTGTGGCAAATGTGAATCCCCATCTTCCTTCATATAATCTTTTTAAAATTGCCAAAGTAACGCCCAGCTTTTATTACAGTGAGTGTTTGACAGACAGTCACATCCTGAATTCAGGATTTTATCAAAGTGAACTTGAGCGCCTCTGACTATGAAGATCTCTGTTTAGGAGGAGTTTATGACTCCTGTGGCTCTCCCAGGACCTTTACCAAAACGATTTGCACATCGGGAGTGTTGGCTGAGCAGTAACAATCACTGGGACCTGTCGAGACTTCTGCCGTGCAAAGTTCGCTCTCCTGGCCAAGTGAACACTTTCTGGGAAATGAGCCAAACTAGCCGACAGTTATCTTGTAGCAGAATTTGTCCAGGgggggagaaaataaaaacaggcgGCTTTGGGAGCGCTCCCAGTATGTCCCTAAAAACTGAAGAAAGTCGAGTTTATTTCATCAAAAACTCAACAGGACCTGGTGTTGGCAGACTGAAAGACTCCGACAATGCAGACGCAAACATTTACGGATCCGGACACATAATTCCGCAAGTCTGTGCCATGGaaaaacactgctgtgctgTTCCCCAGGAGTTGGTAAACGCTGGGTGCCGTTTGGGCGATAGCCCGTCTTTTTCTGCTTGCGCCACAATCTCAGAAACAGCCAGGGAGCTCTGTAAAGCTGTGTCCGTGTCGTTGGGTCTGGCCATGGAGTCGAACGACACGAGCGACATGGACGCTGCTCTCCCCCCGTGTGCTGCAAGTGACCACAGAGATAATGTATTCGGAGTTGGAGCCATGCCTATCAACTATGCTGGAGCCCAGGCTGCCGCCACCGAGTACAGGTGCCCCGACAGAGATGACCGGCCCCTGCCCGGGCAGGAGCAACTGGTGAAAGTGTTCAAAAGTTCTGACACCGCTGCGCCTTTGCACCACTTCACGTCCACTCGGACATCTGTGGATGAGCAAAACTTCACACTGTGCGAGGCTGATGACATAACTTCAGCGCGTACTGCCTCTTGCCCTTACGTGCGGTCCGCGCCAGTCAGCTTGGCACACTTCGGCCAGACGGCGACACGGCCGTGTCGAGTCTTCAAACCCCCCGATGAAGAGGCTAGAGACTCTGTGGAAGCCATGGAGAACAAGTTCCTTGGCTATCAGCCAGAGCAATACAACGTCAAAGTCAAATCTGAGGACGGTGAACCTGCCGGGGCGTTGTGGACCAGTGATTACACCTTTAATGAGAAGTACAACTCTCCGTTTTGGGGTTCGAGGCACTGCATGAACGCGCACAGCACAGGAGCCAACACTGCGTTCATATGTAATCCATATGAGAGGAGCGTCATGCGCTCTGAGCAGTGGTACCCAGGCAGGATGCTGAGGCCGCCTTATGCCAACTCCAGCTACATGAAGACTGAAGTCGGAGAATGGCTGGATGTCACCTATAACGACACTaggtaaataataataataataataataataatactactaataataataatactactaataataataataataataataataataatatattaataataatgtttagtGAGCTCTGATTCCTGAAGATAATCCACCAGAAATGACCAATGACTCTCTGAGCCCGATGAAATGAAAATCTACAATTTGACCTTAAACTAACCCCAGTCACGAGTGAGGAGAGTGTCTGCTGTCTGTGGAGAATCCACCTCATCAAATAGCTCAAAGTGAAGCTTGACAATCTTCTGGCCAGCAACAAAACAGTTTCTTTCATCACAGGAATAGATGTATTTTAGAAGAAATCTTTAACCTGAACAGATTTAAACTACTACAGAGATAAAAGTGTATTTTAGGATTTTGGTTGCTTTCAATGACAGCATGAGGGAAATTTTGCTCATCAAACTGGTGtaataatgcattttaaaaagaagtAGGAATATATTTGTCTGGTTCACAtacttgtcatttcattcatcGGATAGACCTGCAACCATAGCTGATTTTaggtttttctatttaaattgttagaaaataaaaaagtctcTCGTCCCTTAATAAATGATATTTTCCACTGAcccttttatttaatttgaggACTTTTCCCATTAGAAATATTCTTAGTGAGT
Coding sequences within:
- the LOC130182088 gene encoding androgen receptor-like; this translates as MTPVALPGPLPKRFAHRECWLSSNNHWDLSRLLPCKVRSPGQVNTFWEMSQTSRQLSCSRICPGGEKIKTGGFGSAPSMSLKTEESRVYFIKNSTGPGVGRLKDSDNADANIYGSGHIIPQVCAMEKHCCAVPQELVNAGCRLGDSPSFSACATISETARELCKAVSVSLGLAMESNDTSDMDAALPPCAASDHRDNVFGVGAMPINYAGAQAAATEYRCPDRDDRPLPGQEQLVKVFKSSDTAAPLHHFTSTRTSVDEQNFTLCEADDITSARTASCPYVRSAPVSLAHFGQTATRPCRVFKPPDEEARDSVEAMENKFLGYQPEQYNVKVKSEDGEPAGALWTSDYTFNEKYNSPFWGSRHCMNAHSTGANTAFICNPYERSVMRSEQWYPGRMLRPPYANSSYMKTEVGEWLDVTYNDTRLEAGREHLFPMEFFFPPQRMCLICSDEASGCHYGALTCGSCKVFFKRAAEGKQKYLCASKNDCTIDKLRRKNCPSCRLKKCFEAGMTLGARKLKKIGQQKNPEEDHPVQDAAEVIQSISPKSGLNLNSQLVFLDILEAIEPEVVNAGHDYGQPDSAATLLTSLNELGERQLVKVVKWAKGLPGFRNLHVDDQMTVIQHSWMGVMVFALGWRSYKNVNGRMLYFAPDLVFNEHRMHISTMYEHCIRMRHLSQEFVLLQITQEEFLCMKALLLFSIIPVEGLKSQKYFDELRLTYINELDRLINYRMTTNCSQRFNQLTRLLDSLQMMVKKLHQFTFDLFVQAQSLPTKVSFPEMIGEIISVHVPKILAGLAKPILFHK